The following proteins are encoded in a genomic region of Nicotiana sylvestris chromosome 4, ASM39365v2, whole genome shotgun sequence:
- the LOC104226093 gene encoding microtubule-associated protein 70-2-like: protein MYRSELTEVSGEGRSPEVCSGNHNGNVRPTTSETVSPVTVSASFKEGKTYRRRTSMRPSLDADEFLNLLHGSDPVKLELNRLENEVRDKDRELCEAQAEIKALRFSERLREKAVEELTAELSRVDEKLKLTESLLESKNLEIKKINEEKKAFMAAQFAAEATLRRVHAAQKDDDMPPIEAILAPLEAELKLARQEIAKLQDDNKALDRLTKSKEAALLDAERTVQSALAKASMVDDLQNKNQELMKQIEICQEENKILDRMHRQKVAEVEKLTQTVRELEEAVLAGGAAANAVRDYQRKVQEMNEERKTLDRELARAKVTANRVATVVANEWKDANDKVMPVKQWLEERKFLQGEMQQLRDKLAITERAAKSEAQLKEKYHLRLKVLEDTLRSTSTGARTTPDGRSSSNGPSRRQSLGGAENISKLTSNGFLPKRSPSFQLRSSGASTVLKHAKGTSKSFDGGSRSLDRTKNLLNGTGPTFNSSKSCDRTKDNETANISWKANQDEKHNDSQVTETEDTVPGVLYDLLQKEVIALRKAGHEKDQSFNDKDDAIEMLAKKVETLTKAMEVEAKKMRREVAAMEKEVSAMRVEKQQENRAKRFANSKGPVNSSQPLPGRSVARNGLMRGTQ, encoded by the exons ATGTACAGATCGGAGCTGACGGAGGTTTCCGGCGAAGGAAGGTCGCCGGAGGTGTGTTCCGGCAATCACAACGGCAATGTGCGACCGACGACGAGTGAAACAGTTTCGCCGGTGACAGTATCAGCTTCGTTCAAGGAAGGGAAGACTTATCGAAGAAGAACGTCGATGAGGCCAAGCCTCGACGCAGACGAGTTCTTAAACCTTCTCCACGGGTCGGATCCGGTGAAGTTGGAGCTTAATCGACTGGAGAATGAAGTAAGAG ATAAGGACCGGGAATTATGTGAGGCTCAGGCGGAGATCAAGGCGTTGAGGTTCTCAGAGCGCTTACGAGAAAAGGCTGTTGAAGAG CTTACGGCCGAGTTGTCAAGGGTTGACGAGAAGCTCAAGCTGACAGAATCTCTTCTGGAAAGCAAG AATcttgaaattaagaaaattaatgAAGAGAAAAAGGCATTCATGGCAGCTCAGTTTGCAGCAGAAGCCACCCTTCGAAGGGTTCATGCTGCTCAAAAAGACGATGATATGCCTCCAATTGAAGCCATTCTTGCACCCTTGGAGGCTGAACTCAAGCTTGCTCGTCAGGAG ATTGCAAAGCTACAAGATGATAATAAAGCACTGGACCGTCTTACTAAGTCAAAAGAGGCAGCTCTACTTGATGCTGAGAGAACTGTGCAGTCAGCATTAGCAAAGGCTTCTATGGTGGATGACCTTCAGAACAAGAACCAGGAATTGATGAAACAGATAGAAATATGCCAG gaagaaaataaaatactGGACAGAATGCATAGACAAAAGGTTGCAGAGGTTGAAAAGCTTACCCAAACTGTACGTGAGCTTGAAGAGGCTGTTCTTGCTGGCGGTGCTGCTGCTAATGCTGTCCGGGATTACCAACGAAAAGTTCAAGAGATGAAT GAAGAAAGAAAAACTCTTGACCGGGAGCTAGCACGTGCCAAGGTAACCGCTAATAGGGTTGCAACCGTGGTTGCTAATGAGTGGAAAGATGCCAATGATAAAGTAATGCCTGTTAAACAGTGGCTTGAAGAAAGGAAGTTTCTACAG GGTGAGATGCAACAGTTACGCGACAAGCTTGCAATCACTGAACGAGCTGCAAAGTCTGAAGCGCAGTTGAAA GAGAAATATCATCTGAGGCTCAAGGTCCTTGAAGATACATTGAGATCAACTAGCACAGGCGCTCGCACTACACCAGATGGTAGAAGTTCAAGCAACGGCCCTTCCCGTCGGCAATCACTGGGTGGAGCTGAAAACATCTCCAAATTGACCTCCAATGGATTTTTACCCAAGAGATCACCATCATTTCAGCTGAGATCTTCTGGGGCCAGTACAGTGTTGAAGCATGCAAAAGGGACATCTAAGTCGTTTGATGGTGGTTCAAGATCGTTGGACAGGACTAAAAACCTTCTGAATGGAACAGGTCCAACTTTCAATAGCAGCAAGTCCTGTGACAGGACTAAGGATAATGAGACTGCGAACATTTCATGGAAAGCGAATCAAGATGAAAAACACAATGACTCGCAAGTTACAGAAACAGAAGATACTGTCCCTGGAGTATTATATGATTTGCTGCAAAAAGAAGTAATTGCTTTGAGGAAAGCTGGTCATGAGAAGGATCAAAGTTTTAATGATAAGGACGACGCTATTGAG ATGTTAGCAAAGAAAGTAGAGACTTTAACAAAAGCCATGGAAGTTGAGGCCAAAAAGATGAGAAGGGAAGTCGCTGCGATGGAGAAGGAAGTTTCTGCCATGCGTGTTGAGAAGCAACAAGAAAATAGAGCCAAAAGATTTGCCAATTCCAAGGGTCCAGTGAACAGTTCTCAGCCACTTCCAGGAAG